ttccacccatttcttcactgccgtctctcccatgttctgtagaacttgtggatcaatctctgtAAACTCAACCTCCCATGCAAAACGCCAGTGCGCTTCCATTTTCTCCCGCCAGTAGTGGGAAAGCCTCTAAGTCGCCCGCCGGTTAGCAGTTGCGCATAATGGTTGGCTTCTCCGACCTTGCCGCCAACCCCAAGATGGTAGCCGCCGCTCACGGTCCTCGCAATTAACGGCGAAGGCCCTCCCGCCACCGCCCAGGCTCTATCCGTGGCCACCGCCAATTGTCACCATGGTGGGTTCGCAGGCCCGCGACCAGCGAAAGCCACCGGAAAGGAAGGTGGCCAGCCAAAGAAGACCACTGCTGCCCCGAAGCCTCAAGGAGAAGCAGTCAAGAGGTTGTCGCGCGACCcggcggctgcggccgcggcgaAGAGGACCAATCTTTGGGAAATCttatagtgattttttctggactaggagagaccctagaagcttcggggtaGGCCAGAAGATATACGACAGAGCCACATGCTCACACGGTGCGCCCCCATGGCGGTGCACCACCTGAGCTCATGGGCCCTTCGTAGGTCCGTCTGACCTAATTTAAGCGCTACAAATTTCCTAAAATCGAGAAACCCCTAGACCAAGACCCAAAACAATTTTATCACTGCGGCAAGCCTCCATTCTTCcatgatcccatctagaggccatCGCCGGTACTCTGCGGAGGGGTAATTGATCATGGAGGCCGTCTACATCGACCTTACTGCCTCCATGATGATGCTGAGTAGTTACCACAGGACCAACGGGTCCATACCGGTACCTAGATGGCTCTCTCTatgtctttgatcttcaatacagtgttctctttgaagatcaattcgatgtaatcttgttccagtgcgtttgttgagatccgatgaattgtgggtttatgatcagattattcaatGAAAGTAATTGTGGCTTTTCAGAACTTTGTTATGTGTCATTATAGCTTTCTATTTCCCTCCGATCTATTGGTCtagtttggccaattagattgatgtatcttcagtgggagaggtgctttgtggtttgttcaatcttacggtgtcctcgcCCAGTGTcggaaggggtagcgaggcacgtatttgtattgtttctaCTAAGGGTAAAACAACGGGGTTTGAACATATTATTTGGTATTACGTAGTCTACATTATGTTATCATGCTCCAAGCATTActttgtttgttatgaacttaataccttaagatgcatgctggatagcggtcgaggggTGGGGTTATAGTAGTAGAAGCATAATCGTTTTGTTCTACTTGTCTCGAGTGTAATGCCTATATACTaatcatgccatgaataacatcataactatggtCTTTTCAATTtagttgcccaatagtaatttgtttatccaccgttaCTACACACATGAGaaagatgcctctagtgaaagctatggccccagGGTCCACTCACTTAATATTACTAAAACCCTAAATACCCTTCTACAATTTATTATATTTCTTTTGTTTTataatttatctatctaccattactagaattaatccttgcaattaacgagtacaaggggattgacaaccctcttgaccgtgttgggtgcaagtatttatttTCTGTGTGTGCTGGTACTATTTATCTTTGTTTGCATGAGTCTCTTATTGgatcgataaaccttggttcttaactgacggaaatactttttgctactatactacatcaccctttctcttcagggaaatcccaatGCCTATCACAAGTAGCAGCATGAACAACATGGGAGTCATGAGTGGCTATATGGGTGGTTTGATGAACATGATGGGGGGTGGCATTGGAGGTACGATGAATGCCATGGGATGGTATGGGTGTCGACATGAATGCCATTGGAGGAAGGCAACATGAATGCCACAAACCACGTCAATGCACGAATAGAAGATTAAGCCAACAATGAGGAGAAAGAAATCACATGTGGCAAGGAGGGTTGGTAGACTATGTTTCTTTTCCCTATGTTGGTCATGCAGTTTTTTCTATGTTGGCACTATATTTACGACTTGTGTTTGAACTTCATATGCGGATTTGAAGTTAAATTTCATATGTTGTTGCTTTCTTATACATGTATTAATTTTGCATAGTTGTGGTGCAAAAATTCGTATGTTTAAATTCATAATTGTAGCTGAAATGCATATGAAATCTGTGGTTCGGCTGCTGTTGAAGACGGCACTTGCTTGTGCCCAATTTTTTTTTTAATCCACCAACTTTTTGACCCCAAAAAATAGggctgctgttggagatgctcttagagagGAAATATTATGACAATATCAATTCTCTCGTTACGAAGGAGATACAGATGTTTTATCTGTCATGGTGGGGAATTTCTTTCAACGTCAATTTTAATTTAAGTATTTGAGATCCATTGGTTATGATTTATCAACATATTAAATCCATGGTCAGATGTCTCTGGTTTTTGAGGGACTTTCTTGCCTAATTTTCTTTTTTGTGGGTAACTCATCATTTAAATTTCTTGGTTATGATTTATCAGCGTATTAATTCAATAGTCGGATGTCTCCGATTTTGGTGGGATTTTCTGGCCCAGTTCTCTTATTTGTGGCTAACCCATCATTTACTTTTCTTTTAGCTTCAATTTCCATTAAGTATTTGTGATCTTTTGTGAGATCAGGAAGGAGTCCCTAAGAAATCACCCCGGAAAAGGAACAGCACCTGAGAAAACACTTCTAAAGCCAAGTGTAATTCAGGAGTTTTGTCGGCGTACAGGGAAGTAAGCCGAGGGCTCGTTCTTTGCTGGGCGCCTTGACTCTAGCACTGTGTAGTAAGCCGAGGGCTCGTTCTTCGCTGGGTGCCTTGATTCTAACACTCGGCTTAACGCGCTATACGCTGAGTAGCAAATAAAATACGCTCAGCTTACGAAGAAATACAAGGCAACATATGTTTTTCTTACAGTGCATGGGGTATCATCTCCAGTCCGAATAATACACATATCATCTCTAGTTCGGAATTTCGGATAATGATATAACCACATGGGCCATCCCATGACGACCATGACATGAACCATGACTGGCATTTATTTTTCTACAAGTGACCACAAGTGAACAGACTCAGCGTACGTCCGTGCAGAGAGCGCACAATTCCACTATTTCATTCCCTAGAACGTGCATGAGTTAAGCACTCAACAAGTGCATGCCTTATACGGTGTCATCACTAGGTGCAGCTGGTTCTTTCTTCTTAAGGTTGCGGAAACAATCATTTCCATGTCCATCTCAGTCGGGTTCACTCCGGCAGGGAGACTCCAGTCAAAGTAGTAGAGAAGTCGTGCCACCACGAGCTCCAACACTGCCAACCCAAAGGTATCTCCGGGGCAGTTCCTCCTCCCACTACCGAACGGTAAGTAGTCGAACCGCGAGCCTTTGTAGGTCGTCGTGCCATCCTCGAACCTCTCTGGCCTGAATTTCTCAGGCTCATGCCAGTACTCGGGGTTCCTGCCCAATGCCCAGGTATTTACCATAACCCTGGTACCTTCGGTGACATCAAACCCGCCGACGACGCAGGCCTCTCGGCAGACATGGGGAACCAGCAGGGGCACCACAGGGTTTAGCCGCATGCTCTCCTTAATTACCATCTTTGTGTAGTGTAGCTCCGCCACTTGTCCATCATGGTCTTGTGGGCTCTTGGCGTTGAATGTTCGTCGCACCTCAGCCTGCGCTTTGATCATCACCTCCGGGTTCCTCATGAGCTCCGACATGACCCACTCTGCAGCTGATGATGTCGTCTCCGTCCCGGCGGTGAATATATCCTAAACAAAGTAAATAACATGAGCAAAGACAATTGAATGGCAGAGTAGAAAATTGAGAGTATGCCTTTTAATTACCATTATGATTGCCTTGATGCTATCTTGTTCCAACGGGAAGTCCAGTCCCCCTTCGTCCCTGATCCTAAGCAAAACGCTCACAAGGTCATCACCTCGCCGCATTTCAGATTGAGAGATGATCTTGTCCAGGACATGGTCCAGCTGCCGGCGGGTTCGCCATAGCCGGCTCCTCAGGCCGGTGACCACATCGACGAACCACAGAGATGGGAAGAGGTCCCCGACGCAGAGCCCGGCGCCAAGTTTCAGCCCCACATCCATGGCCGACAGGAACTCCTCCTGGAGCTCAGAGCTGCACATCTCCCCGAACGCCGTCTTCCCAGTTATCGAGTTGGAGCACGACACAAGTAGCCTGCCAAGGTTGAACAGGTTGCCACCTCGGCCGGCCACGCGAACGTTCTTAACGAGGGACATGGTCTCGTTGTCCCTCACCGGCGAAAACTGCCTCACCTTCCTCTCGCTGAGGAGCTCCACTGTGCAGATCTTGCGCAGCGTCCGCCAGTATGCGCCATACGGCGAGAAGGTTATGTCGAGGTTCCCGTAGAGTAAGATCTCGGAGACCATAAGGATCGGCCGGGACGCCATGCAGATGTCCTTTTCCCGGAGTACCTCCTCTGCCGCCGACCGTGAGGAGACCACGACGGCGTCAACCTGGCCCAGCCTTAGGTACATCACGGGCCCGTGCTTCTTGGCCAGGTCCCGGAGGACGACCGGCAGTTTCGACGTGAGGATGTGATGGACGTTTCCGATCAAGGGCAGACAGCATGGGCCAGGAGGCTGCTGCTTCTTTGAACGTGGTGCTAACTTGCGGCTAAGCATGGAAACTAGAATCACCAGTGAGATGAGAGAAAGGAGCGAGAGGGTGGCTCCGTTTAGCTCCATGAAAATGGTTTGCTGTTTTGCTTGGTAAGAACGTCAAGAAAGAGTGGCCCTTTTATAAGCCTTGGGATGTGATGGATGGACATCCCTCGCCACTCATAATTTCTATGCTAGACGAAGGAAAATTGCAGGACTCAAAAAGTAACAACAGCATGGTGTAGGGAACGTCGACGAAAGAGCATGCGTAGAAGAATGCAGAACTGGCTGCCAGGTTTTCCCTATCATCACATGTTGACcataaagggtttcccccgctttatattataaagcaaacacCCGAAACATCCGATACATTCAGCTCCTGGGGCTGCAGCACAGATAAgtccaaaagaaaaacaacaagaagaaagagaaataaatGCCGACACCGGCAGATCAACGAAGAAAGGAGGACCGGCAACCGCTGCACCCTCCGAAGAAGTACCACCACGCTCCCAGCATCCCGAAGCACCGCGCctcaagcaacaccttcaagaaggaatgcaACGATGCCGCCGTTGTTGCCCGAACaagttctagggtttcccccggtacgcgaggGATAGTGGGGAAGGGCTATACCCGATGCCCCTTAGGAAGGTCCGACGGCGCCCGCAGGCGACATCGCATCGGCGCCGGACAGGCCGACAGGGGTTTCTCCCGACCCACAACCACCGCCGCCACCCCAGGCATTTTGAACTGCACCACCCTCTCAACCACCCACCAGCTTGTGCCACAACGATTACCGGACAACCCTCACCGCCTCACTGGAGCTGTCAACACGAGACCCTGGAGAGGGGGAGGAGACACCGGCCACGGGAGCGAACACAACTCGACCGGAGGGAGGAGACAGCCTCCACCGCCGCAGTGGAGCCGACCGGACGCGGCGACGAGGGCTTGCCAAGCCACGACGGCCCGGCCGGGCCCACTTGGACCCGGACAGTCCTGTCACCACATTGCAGCACGCCCACCCGACGAAGTCCTCATCTCCCGAGACCGCCGCCACCACGCCACCACCAGGGAACGTCGCCGCCGAACGCCGAGCCACCGGCCCGCCCCAACCCAGTATGGGGCCCAAATGGGCCCGGATCTAGGCTGGGCGGGCGCCGCCAGCCACAGCGCCACCATGCCGCCCCACAGCCAACGGCCGCACTGCCCCGTCGAGAGCCACCGGGCCTGCGACACCACCACCAGTGGGCCGCGCCGATGCCGGACGAGGAGCATCGCCGCCATCAACCACCGTCCGAGCAGGGTGGTGTCGCGCGCGGGGAAAGGCAggcccgccgccgccagcaccacgCGGCCGAGGCCCGGCGGCGCTCGCTGGCGGCAGCGGGAGGAGGCAGGGGCGAGGGAGGAGAGCTGGAGAGGAGCGGGGAAGAAACCCCCGGTCGCCTCGCTCGGGGAGAAGACGCGGGGATACGGGGAAGGGAAGGGAGGGGTGAGGGGTAGGGGAGCAGGGGAGGGCTAGTTGCGCCGGCGGGCTCCGGCCGTGGCGGCGGAGTGGGAACCCTAGGAGCGGGACGGGAGCGGGGGAGAGGTGGTGTCCTCCCCACAAACAAGTCCGTCCTTAGTTGCCGAATGGTGAGTCCATCACGTGTTACATGACAGAGGGAACTACATCATAGAAAGGACAAGGTTGGTGCAACATCACTGTTAGTTGAATGGGAAAATCGCAGGATGCCTACCAGATTAGTATGAAAGAATAATGATAAATAGTCTGCACTACTGGAATTTCCTTACACGCCGAGTGGCAGGCCTTTCGCCGAGAGGCAAAGTACGGATACTCGGCAAACGCATTTACGCCGAACATTTTATCGGCAAACAAAGGTTCACGGCGACGTTGTGATTTTGCAGAAAGGAAGACACAACAAAGAGGCCACAGTCGGCAAACGTCACAGACACTAGACACTGAGAGCAGTACATGGCAAAGAAATGCCATGTGTGGCATGTTCGTTTCCATCTGACGGCTCCGTGACATACTGTTATCTTTACCAAGAGCCAGCATGTAATGCTCGGAAAACCACCTATCACCGAAACATTATGTCCTGACAGGTGGACCCTTGGACCCACCTTTCACCGAAACATTACAAATTAAATGATTATTTTTAAAAGAAATAATATGATGCATTTTCTTTGCAAAGAATTTTCCTGGCCCGCTCGGCATAGCACCGTTGACTGAACATTTTGACCTGTCCGATGGGCCCGTGTGTCCCATATGGCAGTAGTACGGAGTCGTGCCAGCCTTGGAAAAGAAAACTTGTTTTGATGGGTTATTCATGTTTATCATGTAGATAGAGAGTTGTGTTCCTGGTGCACATGCACCCGGATGAACGGTGCTAAAACAATATGATACGGCCACTCGCGCTGCTCTGTGAGGTCGCTGTGCCGTGCAGGAACTCCCGGCGGACATGTTGGACGCCCACCGCGCGGACGTCTGCCATATGGGACACACGGGCCCATCGCCGTCCAAGGCAGCGGTCATACAGCTGCAGCTCCGCCACTCACCTTAATTAAACACCAATTACTCTCTCCTAAGAAAACGATAAAATTACCCTTGTTCTCCACAAATAAAAAATTACGCTTGTTGTTTTAAATCTCAGGGGGTGCACCGAAGCACATCTTGAAATTCATGTGTATGGAAGGTATTGGCAGCCACTTGCAGCACGTGCACGGAGAACAATCCAATACCATCTAGCTTCCACTTGCAGCACGTGCACGGAGAACAATCCAATACCATCTAGCTTCCACTTGCAGCACGTGCATGGAGACCTTGGAGTAGTGGTGTTTTGAATAAAAAGGCTCGGATGTTTCCTATAGAGTTAATTCATACTATTCTATTCTAGTGGACGAAAAGAACCTCGAAATGATGGGAGAGTTCGGGATAGTTGATCTGATCACGACTGCTTTCCTTTCACGGCAGGTGCATGCATGCACGTGTGCATGGCATTCCGGCGGCCGGTGCAATGAACGGAACATGCGGCACTCCCGTCCAGGGATGAGTGTGGCACCGGACTGGGGACTACTTGGCCGccggagaaaagaaagaaaaaaggccaCTCGTCGCTAAGGGCATCTCCACTAGGCTCCCAAGAGGCCCTTTTTTCTAACTTTGGGAGCGCCGGCAGCGAAAAAAGCCTCCACTCACGCCCCCAGGATCGCTTTTTTCGCCGGTATCGTGCAATTTCAACGCCGGCAGTATCACCCGAAACCCAGCCCCTAGGGAGGCATCTGAGAGCGCCGGCGGTTTGTTTATGCATGCAAAGGCCCACCTGCAGCCACATCTCCCCCCTTCCCCGTCGCTTTCAGCCCGGCCCCCACCTTCTCTCTCCCCATCCGCTTCTCTCTCCCTGCTCCGCCCGcggccccgccgcccgcggccggtgcaTCCCCTGTGCGTGGCCGGGGCAGAGCTCGCGCGGCGGCCGGAGGTCAAGAAGCAGCAGCGGCAGGCGCGGCCAGCGATGAGGCGGGGCGAGcgcggcgtggggggggggggggggggcgtggccgcCAGAGCCGCGGCGGGGCGCGCGCGGCGGCTAGGAATGCGGCGGCCAGGGTGGGGCGGAGCTCGCGCGGCAGGTCCGGCCCGGAGCCATGCACCTGGTGCCATGCATGCGCCCCGGCCGGGGAACAGCACATGGCCTTCCAAGAGACCCAGCCCGGCGGCCACGTGCGCGAGGCGCGCGCCGGTGTCCTGCAGCTCCTGCCTCGACGAGCCGACGCCTGTGATCCGCACGTGCGCCGGCAGCTACGGTGTCCGCGTCGCCAGGCTCTGCAGGAGGCTCGGCCACTGGAGGCCTTGcttgatgtcgaagtcgatgatgTGGATGCGGTCGTGGCCGTCGAAGGCGTGGAGGAGCACCCGCTCCGCCCCGGACAGGAAGGCGCCCACCGTCACCGGCTCCTTGAAGAGCAAGCTCCAGCGAGGCCAGGCGCGGGCGCGGACCAGGGCGCGAGCGGCCAGGCGCAGGCACGGACCCGGGCGCGAGCGGCCAGGCAAGGGCGCGGACCCGGGCCCGAGCGGCGAGGCGCGGGCACGAACCCAGGCGCGAGCGGCCAGGCGCGGGCGCGAGAGCGCAGCATGCGCGGCCTCGAACGGGGCATTGCGGAGCAGCGAGAGCCTCCACCGCTGGCTGGAGGTCGTCGACGCTGCCGCGGTCaaggtgctcgatgaaatgccgCTCCGTTTGTGGGAGTCCAACGCTGATCGTGGGGAGGCAACGAGTGGAAGTGGTTTGGCCCCCAAGGCCTAAGTTCTCGCCGGCAGCCCCCCAGGAGGAGATAAAAATGCCTCCTGGGGGggcaaacggctggagatgccctaactcgCGGTTTCATTTGAGTGCATGCACTTCTCTTCATTCCGATTAGGCGGTACCATCCAAAACAATAAGGTGTGCATCAAGCTTGTTTTCTCGCGATAGCCACGTCGGCATGGGTACTGTTGAGGTAAATCGAGAGAGAGATATATGCGGGGTAAATCGAGAGCGAGGCGGCTGCCCAATCGCGTTGTGTGCTGCGCGGCCAGCTGGAGGCTGGTGGTTGGTTCTGCGCGTGCCGGGCGGGCGATTTCATTGGGTGCGGGTGGGACCTTCCTCTGTCTCGTCCTAGCGTTGTGGGCGTGGGTTACGTTGCTTGCGTACGTTGTGGGCGTTGGTAATATTCTTCCTTGCTTTACTACAGCATGTTCCCCttaatatagtactccctccgtccggaaatacttgtcgcggaaatggataaaagtggatgcatctaaaactaaaatacgactagatacatccattcctccgacaagtattttcggacggagggagtagatattaCTTGACCAACAAGCTGGTCAGTCTATTCAGGTTCTAGAAAAATTGATCTGCTAAACAACACATAATTATTATTTCATTCACAAAAGAGATGTTGTTCTGATTTCATGAACCAAACCACAGTATTAGTAACACAACAAAAAGAAAGCTAAAAAGTAATATTGTGATGATAATAGAAGTTCTCTGTCTCTGTAGCTTGCAATTGGAAACCTCCTTGAAGGTCAATCAGTCAGTTGCAACATTTGAATATATGCTGCTGTATTTACGAGTCTCCCAGTTCATAGTACATATGCTGGAAGATAATGAATGCAAACTTTGGATGTTACTTTTAAAGAAACCTCATATTAACTTGTGTCGATTTTGGATATCATGGCATAGCGTACAGTAACTTCTATGCCTTCTCCCAGCGAAGTCAATGTGATTTCTCTAGAATCTAGAGCCAGACATGGCATGATGAGTCCCTTCTCTCAAATTTATAAGAGATGACAAGTTTACTGCGAAAATTCATTTGGGCTGCAGCTTACTATTTGTCCTATTTCTCAGCCAGTTTGACCAAAGTTCTAGAGCTGCACCGCCAAGCTC
The window above is part of the Triticum aestivum cultivar Chinese Spring chromosome 2A, IWGSC CS RefSeq v2.1, whole genome shotgun sequence genome. Proteins encoded here:
- the LOC123184294 gene encoding cytochrome P450 99A2, whose amino-acid sequence is MELNGATLSLLSLISLVILVSMLSRKLAPRSKKQQPPGPCCLPLIGNVHHILTSKLPVVLRDLAKKHGPVMYLRLGQVDAVVVSSRSAAEEVLREKDICMASRPILMVSEILLYGNLDITFSPYGAYWRTLRKICTVELLSERKVRQFSPVRDNETMSLVKNVRVAGRGGNLFNLGRLLVSCSNSITGKTAFGEMCSSELQEEFLSAMDVGLKLGAGLCVGDLFPSLWFVDVVTGLRSRLWRTRRQLDHVLDKIISQSEMRRGDDLVSVLLRIRDEGGLDFPLEQDSIKAIIMDIFTAGTETTSSAAEWVMSELMRNPEVMIKAQAEVRRTFNAKSPQDHDGQVAELHYTKMVIKESMRLNPVVPLLVPHVCREACVVGGFDVTEGTRVMVNTWALGRNPEYWHEPEKFRPERFEDGTTTYKGSRFDYLPFGSGRRNCPGDTFGLAVLELVVARLLYYFDWSLPAGVNPTEMDMEMIVSATLRRKNQLHLVMTPYKACTC